In Methanobacterium formicicum DSM 3637, the genomic window TAAGCCTGGGCACTGAAAACACTACCGAAGATATTGATTACACTATTACTGCAATTGGTGAAGTAGTTGAAAGATTAAGAAGCATGTCTCCACTTTGGTGTCCAGCCAAAGAAAATTAATAATAAAATATACTTAATAATAAAAAATAAGCAGGTGATGGAATATGTACAGTGAAAAAGTAATGGACCATTTCTCCAACCCCCGGAATGTAGGTGAAATATCAGATGCCAGTGGTGTGGGAACCGAAGGAAACCCAGTGTGTGGGGACCTGATGACCATCTACATCACGGTAGAAGATGATGTCATAACCGATATAAAATTCAAAACATTCGGTTGCGGAGCAGCAATAGCCACCAGTAGTATGATCACTGAGATGGCAATTGGAAAAACATTAGACGAAGCACTGAAGATCACCAGGGATGATGTGGCCGAAGAACTGGAAGGATTACCTCCAGTGAAGATGCACTGCTCTAACCTGGCAGCAGATGCATTAAGAGCAGCCATTGAAGACTACAAAAAGAAACAGGCCGGAGAATCTTCTGAGGATGAAACCTCAGAATAACATCTTTTTTTAAAAAAAACATAAAGCTATAATCCTAGTATGCACTAAAAAAAGGCTTGAATAACCCTAACCTCACTTTTGTATGACTAAATACTCACCTAACCAGAACCGGCATCGGGTTTACCTGGACCATTCAGCCACATCTTCCTTAGACCCTGAGGTGTGGGAAGCAATGGAACCCTATTTTAAAGATAACTTTGGCAATCCATCCACCCTCTACTTACTGGGTCGTCAGGCTAAAAAAGCCACTGAAAAGGCCCGCAAACAGGTGGCATCACTCATAGGTGCCAGTCCAGATGAAGTGTACTTCACCAGTGGAGGTACAGAATCAGACAACATGGCAATACTCGGAACTGTAAATCGTTTTAAAATTGCAAATCGTTTGAAAAATAATGGAAATCATATAATAACTTCATCCATTGAACACCCCGCTGTTCTTGAGACCTGTAAACACCTGGAACAGGAAGGATTCAGGGTTACTTTTTTACCAGTTGATGGTGATGGTATTGTTGATGTAGCTGATGTGGAAGAATCAATCACTGATAAAACCATTTTAATCACGATTATGCATGCCAACAATGAAATTGGCACAATCCAGCCAATTAAACGTATTGGGAAGATTGCTCGTGAGAAAGGCATTGTTTTCCACACCGATGCAGTGCAGAGTGTTGGTAAAATACCGGTAAATGTGGAAGACATGAATGTTGATTTATTATCCATTTCTGCCCACAAACTATACGGACCTAAAGGAGCCGGTGTACTGTACATCCGCAAAGGAGTAAAACTGGAACCATTGTTCCACGGTGGCGGTCATGAGAGGGGTATGCGCCCCGGCACTGAGAATGTTCCTGGAATTGTGGGGTTGGGTAAAGCCTGCCAGATTGCAGATGAAAACCTGGAACATAACAGGGATTATATCACCCAATTAAGGGATAGACTCATCAGGGAAGTCCTGGAAAGAATTGACGAAGTACAGTTAAATGGCCACCTGAGTAAAAGATTACCGGGTAATGCACATTTCAGTTTCAAAGGTGTCAGGGGAGAACCTCTAACTTTCCTCCTGGATAGTAAAAGAGTGGATGCTTCAACTGGATCAGCGTGCTCAACCAAAAAGGTGGAACCTTCCCATGTTCTACTGGCCATTGGGTTGGATGAGGAGGATGCCAATGGCTCCCTCAGGGTAACCCTGGGAAAAGATAATACCTCTAGAGATGTTGATCTGGCAGTTAAAGCAATTAAAGAAGCTGTGGAAACTTTGAGAGCACCGGCAAGTGTCAAGGGAATGACTGAAATTGTTCCTATAAAACGTTACACTGCTGTCTCTAAAGAGAGTTTTCATGGTAAAAATTCTTATAATAATAAAAAATCCGGTTTAATAACTGGGGATGATGAAATTGTCATTGACGAACAGGTTAATCTGATTATCAATGAAAAATTCTCACGGAGTTTTTCCATTAGCCCGGAGGCCCTGGAAGAATTTGCCACCGGCTACCTTCTCGGTGAAGGTCTGGTTGCAAGTGTTGATGGTATAAAGAAGATAGAAATTGACGGGCTGAATATTAACGTGGAGATCGACCTGGCAGATTTTGATATAAAGGATCTAGTGGTGGGCTCGGATTGTTTCGGTGGGTGGAGACGGAAAATTGAAACCATAAACCGGGTGGAATCTGAATTTACTGTCACAAAGGATGATATCTTCTGGGCCATTGAAAAATTAAGGGATGAAGCCAAGGTATGGCAGAATACAGGTGGTGCGCATGTTGCGGGTATGGTCTATCAGGATAAATTCATTTCCCGTGAAGATGTCAGCCGGCATGTGGCTGCAGATAAAGTTATTGGAGCCTCTGCAATGGAGAATGTTGATTTTTCACAAACCTTCATGGTTTACAGTGGCAGGATGCCTGCGGACATGATGATAAAACTGGCCAGGGTGGGAGTTCCTATAATAGCATCCAATGCTGCACCAACTTCATCTGGTTACTCTGTGGCTTTTAAGGCAGGGATAACCATGATCGGATTTTTAAGAGGGAATAGATTTAATATTTACACTAATCCCCAGAGGATATTGATGGAATAAACATTTTTTTAGAACATTTTATAAAAATTGAAGTTTTTTTTGATAATGTTTCTTCTAAGATTTCTGTTATTAGATTTCTGTAATTTAATAATGCTAGTTTGTAATTAGATAATGATAGATGTCGCACCCAATGGGAAACGACACCCTCATTTCCAATTCATATTTCATTCATTTTTGAAAATTTCGTTTTCATCGGCCTGGTTTTCTTTGGCGGTCATATCTTCAGGTGTTAACTTATAAACAGAAACCGCTTTATCATCAAAGGAGGATCGATAACTTTCAATCAGCTTGCTGGTTAATGGCTTCTTGTAATAACCAGGGGTGTATTTTTCAACCAGTTTCTGAAGAGCTGAAGCTGCTTCTTCAAAATCAACAACCTTTTCCACCTTGCCAAAGATCATGACACTCATGTAGGAAGTGTCAGCATGACAAAGCATTGGATCAGTTACTGTTCCGTACTCTTCATACACTGTAAAACAGACTGGTGGTTCTGATGAAAGGAGGTCTACTTTTTTCCCAGAACCCATTCCATGGAAAAATATTGAACCATCATACCACACGAAGTTCACCGGAACAGCGTATGGAAAATCATCATCATTCATTCCAATTACCCCAGTCCTGGTCTCGATTAGGAAATTTTCAATTTTCTCTTTATCTTTGCAGTCTCTCTGCACGTATCTAATTTTATTCATAAAGGGACATCCTCATTTTTCATAGCATTTAGCAGTGTTAATCAACTTTTTTGTTATTATTTAAGTTATTTTTTTCATCCCTCATAGTGGAATAAGGAAGCATACTTCCGATTATTAATTAAACATCACTGTATATAAAGTTTTTTTTAATGCGATTCTGTTAAGTCAATAATGATATTCTGAATGATAACTACAAATTAAGATAATTGAGAAAATTTTAGAATTATCAATAGAATCATCGGAAACGATTTTTTTTTGGGATGGGATTGATTTTTCAAAAAAATAGAAATATATTTTTATTTAACCAAAACGTTTTTTCAAAG contains:
- the nifU gene encoding Fe-S cluster assembly scaffold protein NifU; the protein is MYSEKVMDHFSNPRNVGEISDASGVGTEGNPVCGDLMTIYITVEDDVITDIKFKTFGCGAAIATSSMITEMAIGKTLDEALKITRDDVAEELEGLPPVKMHCSNLAADALRAAIEDYKKKQAGESSEDETSE
- the fdhD gene encoding formate dehydrogenase accessory sulfurtransferase FdhD, with product MTEIVPIKRYTAVSKESFHGKNSYNNKKSGLITGDDEIVIDEQVNLIINEKFSRSFSISPEALEEFATGYLLGEGLVASVDGIKKIEIDGLNINVEIDLADFDIKDLVVGSDCFGGWRRKIETINRVESEFTVTKDDIFWAIEKLRDEAKVWQNTGGAHVAGMVYQDKFISREDVSRHVAADKVIGASAMENVDFSQTFMVYSGRMPADMMIKLARVGVPIIASNAAPTSSGYSVAFKAGITMIGFLRGNRFNIYTNPQRILME
- a CDS encoding pyridoxamine 5'-phosphate oxidase family protein, which produces MNKIRYVQRDCKDKEKIENFLIETRTGVIGMNDDDFPYAVPVNFVWYDGSIFFHGMGSGKKVDLLSSEPPVCFTVYEEYGTVTDPMLCHADTSYMSVMIFGKVEKVVDFEEAASALQKLVEKYTPGYYKKPLTSKLIESYRSSFDDKAVSVYKLTPEDMTAKENQADENEIFKNE